The Siniperca chuatsi isolate FFG_IHB_CAS linkage group LG2, ASM2008510v1, whole genome shotgun sequence genome window below encodes:
- the LOC122868149 gene encoding adenosine receptor A1-like isoform X2: protein MPSDLPQTKALYIGMEVVIALSSVIGNVMVVWAVRINRALRDTTFCFIVSLALADIAVGALVIPLAITISIGVKTHFYSCLLVACTVLVLTQSSILALLAIAIDRYLRVKIPMSYKRVVTPRRAGTAVLLCWLVSIIVGLTPMLGWNNLQRLRDNGSLITDDLLVTCQFETVISMDYMVYFNFFGWVLPPLLLMLAIYVEIFYMIHKQLNKKVTASHTDPSRYFGKELKLAKSLALVLFLFAVSWLPLHILNCITLFCPACDKPVFLMYIAIILTHGNSAVNPIVYAFRIKKFRTAFRKIWKLYVLCQDPVGRLPQRGSQRGQSHERRLRQNDDDDDV from the exons ATGCCTTCGGATCTGCCTCAAACTAAAGCCCTCTATATCGGGATGGAGGTGGTCATCGCCCTGTCGTCGGTCATAGGTAACGTGATGGTGGTCTGGGCTGTGCGTATTAACCGGGCTCTGAGAGACACCACGTTTTGTTTCATCGTCTCCCTGGCCTTGGCTGACATTGCGGTCGGAGCTCTTGTCATCCCCCTCGCCATAACCATCAGCATCGGAGTCAAGACGCACTTTTACAGCTGCTTGCTGGTCGCCTGCACAGTGCTCGTCCTCACGCAAAGTTCAATCCTGGCGCTGCTGGCCATCGCCATCGACCGCTATCTAAGAGTCAAAATACCCATGAG CTACAAGCGGGTGGTGACCCCTCGGCGAGCTGGCACGGCCGTGTTATTGTGTTGGCTGGTGTCAATCATAGTGGGCCTCACACCCATGTTGGGCTGGAATAATCTGCAGCGTCTCCGTGACAATGGCTCCCTGATCACTGATGACCTCTTGGTGACGTGTCAGTTTGAGACAGTCATCAGCATGGACTACATGGTATATTTCAACTTCTTTGGCTGGGTGCTGCCCCCACTACTCCTCATGCTGGCCATCTATGTCGAGATTTTCTACATGATCCACAAGCAGCTCAACAAGAAG GTGACAGCTAGTCACACCGACCCCAGCCGTTACTTTGGCAAGGAGCTCAAGCTAGCCAAGTCGCTCGCCCTTGTTCTTTTCCTCTTCGCAGTCAGCTGGCTCCCGCTTCACATCCTCAACTGCATCACCCTGTTTTGCCCTGCCTGTGATAAGCCAGTGTTCCTCATGTACATCGCCATCATCCTCACCCACGGCAACTCGGCCGTCAACCCCATCGTTTATGCTTTCCGCATCAAGAAGTTCCGCACAGCATTCCGGAAAATCTGGAAACTGTATGTGCTTTGTCAGGATCCAGTCGGTCGGCTTCCTCAAAGAGGGAGCCAGAGAGGACAGAGTCATGAGAGGAGGCTGAGgcagaatgatgatgatgatgatgtgtga
- the LOC122868149 gene encoding adenosine receptor A1-like isoform X1: protein MPSDLPQTKALYIGMEVVIALSSVIGNVMVVWAVRINRALRDTTFCFIVSLALADIAVGALVIPLAITISIGVKTHFYSCLLVACTVLVLTQSSILALLAIAIDRYLRVKIPMSYKRVVTPRRAGTAVLLCWLVSIIVGLTPMLGWNNLQRLRDNGSLITDDLLVTCQFETVISMDYMVYFNFFGWVLPPLLLMLAIYVEIFYMIHKQLNKKVRTSSTCVTASHTDPSRYFGKELKLAKSLALVLFLFAVSWLPLHILNCITLFCPACDKPVFLMYIAIILTHGNSAVNPIVYAFRIKKFRTAFRKIWKLYVLCQDPVGRLPQRGSQRGQSHERRLRQNDDDDDV from the exons ATGCCTTCGGATCTGCCTCAAACTAAAGCCCTCTATATCGGGATGGAGGTGGTCATCGCCCTGTCGTCGGTCATAGGTAACGTGATGGTGGTCTGGGCTGTGCGTATTAACCGGGCTCTGAGAGACACCACGTTTTGTTTCATCGTCTCCCTGGCCTTGGCTGACATTGCGGTCGGAGCTCTTGTCATCCCCCTCGCCATAACCATCAGCATCGGAGTCAAGACGCACTTTTACAGCTGCTTGCTGGTCGCCTGCACAGTGCTCGTCCTCACGCAAAGTTCAATCCTGGCGCTGCTGGCCATCGCCATCGACCGCTATCTAAGAGTCAAAATACCCATGAG CTACAAGCGGGTGGTGACCCCTCGGCGAGCTGGCACGGCCGTGTTATTGTGTTGGCTGGTGTCAATCATAGTGGGCCTCACACCCATGTTGGGCTGGAATAATCTGCAGCGTCTCCGTGACAATGGCTCCCTGATCACTGATGACCTCTTGGTGACGTGTCAGTTTGAGACAGTCATCAGCATGGACTACATGGTATATTTCAACTTCTTTGGCTGGGTGCTGCCCCCACTACTCCTCATGCTGGCCATCTATGTCGAGATTTTCTACATGATCCACAAGCAGCTCAACAAGAAGGTGAGGACTTCCTCTACTTGT GTGACAGCTAGTCACACCGACCCCAGCCGTTACTTTGGCAAGGAGCTCAAGCTAGCCAAGTCGCTCGCCCTTGTTCTTTTCCTCTTCGCAGTCAGCTGGCTCCCGCTTCACATCCTCAACTGCATCACCCTGTTTTGCCCTGCCTGTGATAAGCCAGTGTTCCTCATGTACATCGCCATCATCCTCACCCACGGCAACTCGGCCGTCAACCCCATCGTTTATGCTTTCCGCATCAAGAAGTTCCGCACAGCATTCCGGAAAATCTGGAAACTGTATGTGCTTTGTCAGGATCCAGTCGGTCGGCTTCCTCAAAGAGGGAGCCAGAGAGGACAGAGTCATGAGAGGAGGCTGAGgcagaatgatgatgatgatgatgtgtga